Proteins from a genomic interval of Leifsonia shinshuensis:
- a CDS encoding DUF1254 domain-containing protein → MSVQVNVDNFVRAETNRMFDFGQSQSGGINQWLRYRVPTPFDEQPVIRQNRDTLYSGAVVDVSRGARLTVPEHGDRYASAMVVNQDHYIQHIFHTPGTYELTADQCGSDYVLVAVRILVDPTDDTDIAAVNTLQDQFTIHAASSTPLTHPDYDTASFDTTRNHLLALSRGLPDYRNAFERPVRADRQRRPGGRVLVRHRLQR, encoded by the coding sequence ATGTCGGTGCAGGTGAATGTGGACAACTTCGTGCGGGCGGAGACCAACCGGATGTTCGACTTCGGCCAGTCGCAATCGGGCGGGATCAACCAGTGGTTGCGCTACCGGGTCCCGACACCGTTCGATGAGCAGCCGGTGATCCGGCAGAACCGGGACACGCTCTACAGCGGCGCTGTCGTCGACGTGTCGCGCGGAGCGCGGCTGACAGTCCCGGAACACGGTGACCGGTACGCGTCAGCGATGGTCGTCAACCAGGACCACTACATCCAGCACATCTTCCACACGCCCGGCACCTACGAGCTCACGGCGGACCAGTGCGGCAGCGACTACGTGCTGGTTGCCGTTCGCATCCTCGTCGACCCGACCGATGACACCGACATCGCGGCCGTGAACACGTTGCAGGATCAGTTCACCATCCACGCCGCATCCTCCACACCCCTCACCCACCCCGACTACGACACCGCCTCCTTCGACACGACCCGGAACCACCTGCTCGCCCTGTCCCGGGGCCTGCCCGACTATCGGAACGCGTTCGAACGGCCAGTACGAGCTGACCGTCAAAGACGTCCCGGTGGACGCGTTCTGGTCCGTCACCGTCTACAACGCTGA
- a CDS encoding PadR family transcriptional regulator: MANDRIKGNLDLLLLAALAAGPAHGYELTASIRERSDGEFVLAEGTVYPALHGLESRGLITSSWEVVGGRRRRVYELSGAGREARDQQAADWQRFASGMNRVLGASA, encoded by the coding sequence ATGGCGAACGATCGAATCAAGGGGAATCTCGACCTCCTGCTCCTCGCCGCGCTCGCCGCCGGCCCGGCGCACGGCTACGAGCTCACCGCGAGCATCCGCGAGCGCAGCGACGGCGAGTTCGTCCTCGCCGAGGGCACCGTCTACCCGGCGCTGCACGGGCTCGAATCCCGCGGGCTGATCACGAGCTCGTGGGAGGTCGTCGGGGGCAGGCGGCGCCGCGTCTACGAGCTCAGCGGCGCCGGACGCGAGGCCCGGGATCAGCAGGCCGCCGACTGGCAGCGCTTCGCCAGCGGCATGAACCGAGTGTTGGGAGCATCCGCATGA
- a CDS encoding methyltransferase domain-containing protein — MTRNRNLKRRVRLRAAKTGESYTSARRQLIPDEPPASKFEAQRPSDYLLRAAASPAGRTYKTLAIEQLAIDPANTILDLGCGTGGELDPLLRALGPAGSLIGVDADEEALRAARDRFEDPRLKLIVGDAHTLALDDGSVDRAYVDRTAQHLTAPATVLSELRRILRPDGRVVLAEPDWQTLVIDSPEPELAETYRRFVIEEVIRNPRIGSELPRLVQHAGLQLDTVIPVTATYTDPIEGDRIFGFARVTRRAVAAGYLDPDQADRWLGYLGGGPFFASLTVFITVATRIC, encoded by the coding sequence ATGACCCGGAACCGCAACCTCAAACGCCGAGTCCGCCTGCGCGCGGCGAAGACGGGCGAGTCCTACACGAGCGCCCGCCGGCAGCTGATCCCGGACGAGCCGCCCGCGTCGAAGTTCGAAGCCCAACGCCCCTCGGACTATCTGCTCCGAGCCGCGGCATCCCCGGCCGGCCGGACCTACAAGACGCTCGCGATCGAGCAGCTCGCGATCGACCCCGCCAACACGATCCTCGATCTCGGCTGCGGCACCGGCGGCGAACTCGACCCCCTCCTGCGCGCCCTCGGCCCGGCCGGCTCCCTGATCGGCGTCGACGCCGACGAAGAAGCGCTCCGCGCCGCGCGAGACCGGTTCGAGGACCCACGACTGAAGCTGATCGTCGGCGACGCCCACACGCTCGCCCTCGACGACGGGTCGGTCGACCGGGCCTATGTCGACCGGACCGCGCAGCACCTCACCGCCCCCGCGACCGTGCTGAGCGAGCTCCGGCGCATACTGCGCCCGGACGGCCGGGTCGTCCTCGCCGAGCCGGACTGGCAGACCCTCGTCATCGACAGCCCCGAACCCGAACTCGCCGAGACCTACCGGCGCTTCGTCATCGAGGAGGTGATCCGCAACCCGCGCATCGGCAGCGAACTCCCGCGGCTCGTGCAGCACGCCGGCCTCCAACTCGACACCGTGATCCCGGTCACCGCCACCTACACCGACCCCATTGAGGGCGACCGCATCTTCGGCTTCGCCCGCGTCACCCGCCGAGCGGTCGCCGCGGGATACCTCGACCCGGACCAAGCGGACCGCTGGCTCGGGTACTTGGGTGGTGGGCCGTTCTTCGCGTCGCTGACGGTGTTCATCACGGTGGCCACACGGATTTGTTAA
- a CDS encoding beta-class carbonic anhydrase codes for MTIIDEALSAIAANADDYDASNGSPPAPKIAIVTCADPRLSGIVRMLGLADADVDLIRNVGTVIDDDSVRSLIVSTRLLGTREIMIINHNDCGMSKFADQELEARLRTETGATPIAPARFYSFTDVEQNTKEQVAKVKTHPWISADIPVRGFVFDVHTGRLSEVVPD; via the coding sequence ATGACCATCATCGATGAGGCGCTCAGCGCCATTGCAGCGAACGCCGACGATTACGATGCGAGCAACGGGTCGCCGCCGGCGCCGAAGATCGCGATCGTCACCTGTGCGGATCCCCGGCTGAGCGGGATCGTGAGGATGCTCGGCCTGGCCGACGCCGACGTCGACCTGATCAGGAACGTGGGGACCGTGATCGATGACGACTCGGTCCGATCCCTCATCGTCTCCACCCGGCTGCTCGGCACCCGGGAGATCATGATCATCAACCACAACGACTGCGGGATGTCGAAGTTCGCCGACCAGGAGCTCGAGGCCCGGCTGCGCACCGAGACGGGAGCGACGCCGATCGCGCCGGCCCGCTTCTACAGCTTCACCGACGTGGAGCAGAACACCAAGGAGCAGGTCGCCAAGGTGAAGACCCATCCGTGGATCTCCGCCGACATCCCGGTCCGGGGGTTCGTCTTCGACGTCCACACCGGTCGGCTCAGCGAAGTCGTCCCGGACTGA
- a CDS encoding nucleoside hydrolase, producing the protein MPQPLVLDTDIGTDVDDILALSMIVGSPELDLTGVTTVYGDVRLRARMIARTLAVAGALRPVIVPGLGLTRSGRPVWWPGHEGRLMPDLEIEVIDDDLDAITVLASASTVAAIGPLTNIAAMTERPDRAVDHIVMMGGEFRLGRPEHNIVCDVDAADVVFRSGVLLTAVGLDQTERVRITERSLEAIETAGPLGDLLYSEVRQFWSFAEQDYNVPHDPVAVLAIARPDLFTTERGQITVATSGPDAGVTTFVPDPAGPHRVVTDVDTEQVASEIVSRIVAAGVRNLAPLEEEKQ; encoded by the coding sequence GTGCCCCAACCCCTCGTGCTGGACACGGACATCGGAACGGATGTCGATGACATCCTCGCTCTGTCCATGATCGTGGGTTCTCCGGAACTCGATCTCACCGGTGTCACAACTGTCTACGGCGACGTCCGGCTTCGCGCCCGGATGATCGCGCGCACTCTCGCTGTCGCTGGCGCACTGCGCCCCGTGATCGTCCCCGGCCTCGGGCTCACCCGGTCCGGTCGTCCGGTCTGGTGGCCCGGTCACGAGGGCCGTTTGATGCCGGACTTGGAGATCGAGGTCATCGACGATGATCTCGATGCGATCACGGTTCTCGCATCGGCGAGCACGGTGGCGGCGATCGGTCCGCTGACGAACATCGCCGCAATGACGGAGAGACCCGATCGGGCTGTCGATCACATCGTGATGATGGGTGGCGAGTTCCGCCTCGGTCGGCCCGAGCACAACATCGTCTGCGACGTCGATGCCGCCGATGTCGTCTTCCGTTCCGGTGTGCTGCTGACAGCGGTCGGGCTCGACCAAACCGAGCGCGTCCGCATTACCGAACGCTCTCTGGAGGCCATCGAAACTGCGGGCCCGCTCGGCGACCTCCTGTATAGCGAGGTGCGCCAGTTCTGGTCCTTCGCAGAGCAGGACTACAACGTCCCCCACGACCCAGTGGCGGTTCTCGCCATCGCCCGGCCTGACCTGTTCACGACCGAGCGAGGTCAGATCACCGTGGCCACATCCGGACCCGACGCCGGAGTGACCACCTTCGTACCCGATCCCGCTGGCCCGCACCGTGTCGTCACAGATGTCGACACAGAGCAGGTGGCCTCCGAGATCGTCTCGCGCATCGTCGCCGCTGGCGTGCGCAACCTTGCACCGCTCGAAGAGGAGAAGCAATGA
- a CDS encoding ribokinase — MTSGKLLVVGSLNQDTSLKVHVLPKPGETVAAIDVLVSAGGKSANQAVAASRLGAEVSLIGAVGDDEAGTALRRQLEASGVDTSSVSTIVSTATGTALITVDDQGENTIVVAAGANDHLTPERIGDSDFGGAAIISLCLEVPDHVLVYAALRAKRQGARVMLNASPLRAFDCALLELADIVVVNEHEYSALFGELPAEDDDWLTKLAELATQLLIVTLGKDGAIAVDRSTPTPTIHRQESRHVEAVDTTGCGDALAGVLAGELSKGTPLPEALERATAFASLVATRSGAQSSYPSREAFAQWQAEQAYAYE, encoded by the coding sequence ATGACGTCCGGAAAGCTGCTGGTGGTCGGCTCGCTCAATCAGGACACGTCGCTGAAGGTGCACGTGTTGCCGAAGCCCGGCGAGACCGTCGCCGCGATCGATGTGCTCGTCTCAGCCGGCGGGAAGAGCGCAAATCAGGCCGTCGCGGCCTCACGGCTGGGAGCCGAGGTGTCCCTCATCGGCGCGGTCGGAGACGACGAGGCAGGGACGGCACTGCGACGACAGCTGGAGGCGAGCGGCGTTGACACCTCCAGTGTGTCGACGATCGTGTCGACGGCAACGGGAACCGCCCTCATCACGGTGGATGATCAGGGCGAGAACACCATCGTCGTTGCCGCCGGGGCGAACGACCACCTCACGCCCGAGCGCATCGGTGATTCAGACTTCGGCGGCGCCGCGATCATCTCCCTCTGCCTCGAGGTCCCCGATCACGTGCTGGTCTACGCTGCGCTTCGGGCGAAGCGTCAGGGCGCGAGGGTGATGCTCAATGCTTCGCCGCTGCGTGCGTTCGACTGCGCCCTCCTGGAGTTGGCCGACATCGTCGTCGTGAACGAGCACGAGTATTCCGCTCTGTTCGGTGAGCTTCCGGCCGAGGACGACGACTGGCTCACCAAGCTCGCGGAACTCGCGACGCAGCTGCTGATCGTCACTCTAGGGAAGGATGGCGCGATCGCCGTGGACAGATCCACGCCGACGCCGACCATTCATCGTCAGGAGAGCCGTCATGTCGAGGCTGTCGACACGACAGGCTGCGGTGACGCTCTTGCCGGCGTGCTCGCCGGCGAACTCTCCAAGGGAACACCTCTACCCGAGGCTTTGGAACGAGCGACTGCATTTGCGTCGCTGGTGGCAACGCGGTCAGGCGCTCAATCCTCCTACCCGTCACGGGAGGCCTTCGCCCAGTGGCAGGCTGAGCAGGCCTACGCGTACGAGTGA
- a CDS encoding LacI family DNA-binding transcriptional regulator, producing the protein MTDTGKREVTRSDVAKHARVSTAVVSYVVNNGPRPVAKATRERVLASMETLGYRPNAAARALRLQRATAVGLVVPDVSNTYFGALAQAVSNRAFDAGYALLLGDSDNDIDREAAQIDSLVGRQVDGLIVVSLDPSTTMAVGRTPTVYLDRRAAADQAVILPDNYGGAQMAVEHLLQHGRKRIGHLAGPEGGPGADERLKGWEDTVRSAGQTEALSFVERAEFTRNGGYEAGRRLLKNPDRAPDALFVSSDVQALGLLRAAREANVRVPEDLAVISFDGTEDAAYSDPPLSAIEQPIEEIAAAALAAVLADPFIPVHERVGVSLVTRASCGCHSYA; encoded by the coding sequence ATGACCGACACTGGCAAGCGTGAAGTCACACGCTCTGACGTCGCCAAGCACGCCCGGGTTTCCACCGCTGTCGTGAGCTACGTCGTGAACAACGGTCCGCGTCCAGTGGCCAAAGCGACGCGCGAGCGGGTCCTCGCCTCCATGGAGACCCTGGGGTACCGACCAAATGCTGCAGCCCGGGCCTTGCGTCTGCAGCGGGCGACCGCCGTGGGCCTTGTCGTGCCGGACGTCAGCAACACATACTTCGGGGCACTCGCGCAGGCGGTGTCCAATCGGGCTTTTGACGCCGGTTACGCTCTGCTCCTCGGTGATTCTGACAACGACATAGATCGCGAGGCCGCACAGATCGACTCTCTTGTCGGACGCCAGGTGGACGGCCTCATCGTCGTCAGCTTGGACCCGAGCACCACGATGGCGGTCGGTCGTACGCCAACCGTGTACCTCGATCGACGCGCCGCGGCGGATCAGGCTGTGATATTGCCCGACAACTATGGCGGCGCACAGATGGCAGTCGAGCACCTCCTTCAACACGGCCGAAAGCGTATCGGACACCTGGCCGGTCCCGAGGGAGGGCCAGGAGCTGACGAGCGCTTGAAGGGCTGGGAGGACACCGTACGAAGCGCTGGCCAGACCGAAGCACTGAGCTTCGTCGAGCGAGCTGAGTTCACCCGGAACGGTGGGTATGAAGCCGGTCGTCGGCTGCTGAAGAACCCTGACCGCGCACCCGATGCGCTATTCGTGAGCTCGGACGTTCAGGCCCTGGGTCTGTTGCGCGCGGCTCGCGAGGCGAACGTGCGGGTCCCCGAGGATCTTGCGGTGATCTCGTTCGACGGAACCGAGGACGCCGCGTACAGCGACCCGCCGTTGAGTGCTATCGAGCAGCCGATCGAGGAGATCGCTGCTGCTGCTCTCGCAGCGGTGCTCGCCGACCCATTCATTCCTGTGCACGAACGGGTCGGCGTCAGCCTGGTGACGCGCGCGTCGTGCGGGTGTCACTCGTACGCGTAG
- a CDS encoding carbohydrate ABC transporter permease — MKQSRRATITLLVASIVTAIVVFLPLWWVFVSSLRPGNTYVNYTTPLSWLAFIPIGGDLTNYVSVFSGPFLIGLGNSFLVAGLTILLGLIVAVPAAYVLATIPFKGRGLVFSFIVIVSMIPFDAISIPLASLFQNWGLSDSYAGLILPALANGFAIFMLRQFFLGIPTELLDAAAVDGLGRFGTLWWIVLPSARPALIGASMMLFLSQWQAYLWPLLIGTSPERQLAPIALANLSTLFTVDMGQILAGSFVLSIIPMILLLLFQRQYTQSLSSTGIKG, encoded by the coding sequence ATGAAGCAATCACGGCGCGCCACCATCACCCTGCTCGTGGCCTCCATTGTCACGGCGATCGTCGTCTTCCTGCCGCTGTGGTGGGTCTTCGTCTCGTCGCTGCGCCCCGGCAACACCTACGTGAACTACACGACTCCGCTGTCGTGGCTGGCGTTCATCCCGATCGGCGGCGACCTCACCAACTATGTTTCGGTGTTCTCGGGGCCCTTCCTGATCGGTCTGGGCAACAGCTTTCTTGTTGCAGGTCTCACGATCCTCCTCGGCCTGATCGTCGCCGTACCCGCCGCCTACGTTCTCGCCACCATTCCGTTCAAGGGACGAGGGCTCGTCTTCAGCTTCATCGTCATCGTCTCGATGATCCCCTTCGACGCGATCTCGATCCCGCTGGCCTCTCTGTTCCAGAACTGGGGGCTCTCGGATTCCTACGCGGGACTGATCCTCCCGGCCCTCGCCAACGGATTCGCCATCTTCATGCTGCGTCAGTTCTTCCTCGGCATCCCGACCGAGTTGCTCGACGCCGCCGCGGTCGACGGCCTCGGCCGATTCGGCACGCTCTGGTGGATCGTCCTCCCCTCGGCCAGGCCCGCGCTGATCGGCGCGAGCATGATGCTCTTCCTCTCCCAGTGGCAGGCGTATCTCTGGCCCCTGCTGATCGGCACATCGCCGGAGAGGCAGCTCGCCCCGATTGCGCTGGCCAACCTCAGCACACTTTTCACGGTCGACATGGGCCAGATCCTCGCGGGCTCGTTCGTGCTCAGCATCATCCCGATGATTCTTCTGCTTCTCTTCCAGCGGCAGTACACCCAGTCGCTGTCGTCGACAGGGATCAAAGGATGA
- a CDS encoding permease prefix domain 1-containing protein has translation MTSDRIDAYLDDMLDRLEGTPGERRRMLTEAETHLRDSADAYQRGGMDADAAQAAAIDAFGDAPAIARAANRRRPAELIAACVRAAAQLAVYGFAAIGVATLLARALALVTSTQWVYGAPAGYRFSAAQCAHWLAVQPGATSCSSAAALESSDDSFLFILVAAVIGLVIAGVILAAMRLARRRPLRATARLPRTVVTAIGATAFLGAGVALLAAGATQGVSRVAWGQGVLYTDGVVALIFGLVFLVRFLVTIRPVRASAA, from the coding sequence ATGACCAGTGATCGCATCGACGCCTACCTGGACGACATGCTCGACCGCCTGGAGGGCACCCCGGGAGAACGCCGCCGGATGCTCACCGAGGCCGAGACGCACCTGCGCGACTCCGCCGACGCGTACCAGCGCGGCGGGATGGACGCCGACGCCGCACAGGCGGCCGCGATCGACGCGTTCGGCGACGCCCCGGCGATCGCGCGCGCCGCCAACCGCCGCCGGCCCGCCGAGCTGATCGCCGCGTGTGTTCGGGCGGCCGCGCAGCTCGCCGTGTACGGCTTCGCCGCGATCGGCGTGGCCACACTGCTCGCGCGGGCGCTGGCGCTGGTGACCTCGACCCAGTGGGTCTACGGGGCGCCCGCCGGCTACCGGTTCAGCGCGGCGCAGTGCGCGCACTGGCTCGCCGTCCAGCCGGGCGCGACCAGCTGCAGCAGCGCGGCCGCGCTGGAGAGCTCCGACGACTCCTTCCTGTTCATCCTCGTCGCGGCGGTCATCGGGCTGGTCATCGCGGGGGTCATCCTGGCCGCGATGCGGCTGGCCCGGCGGCGTCCGCTCCGCGCCACGGCTCGCCTACCGCGCACCGTCGTCACCGCGATCGGAGCGACCGCGTTCCTCGGCGCCGGTGTCGCGCTCCTCGCCGCTGGAGCCACCCAGGGCGTCTCGCGGGTGGCGTGGGGGCAGGGCGTGCTCTACACCGACGGGGTGGTCGCGCTGATCTTCGGCCTGGTCTTCCTCGTCCGGTTCCTCGTGACGATCCGACCCGTCCGGGCGTCCGCAGCGTGA
- a CDS encoding sugar ABC transporter substrate-binding protein: MKKHTRKVLAVAAVALIPLAGLAACASGSAGSDKVTITFANADTSATWGDAVKGFEKANPNITVKQLNIPYAQYVATINQRMGQGGGGIDVMVVDAGGALADFASRGYLADISDLKQQAIDTAVSEDMVTAREYKGKLYALEPWTTSQFLYFNKDLLAKAGVQEPSTDPSQPWTYEQLTDAAKKVKATNAAEYAFLFDQWDSYYQLQMVGASAGGGNGISDGGKVDFANAGWQKALTWYHDLFTDGISPRGITNDKNGPLFQTGKAAFMISGPWGVSVAAQGKINFGIAPAPYFDGGKQATSTDSWGVAVSAKSKQTDAAKKFLQYLTINSTGNTESAQVANITPTNKDAYPAYATKANATAGASSANFGDVMQYQLKHNAVHRPNVLGYSVFEPGADQMFADIRNGADPKTAAQKADDELTAQIARLK; encoded by the coding sequence ATGAAGAAGCACACCCGAAAGGTCCTGGCAGTAGCCGCGGTCGCCTTGATCCCGCTGGCCGGCTTGGCCGCCTGTGCGTCCGGGAGCGCCGGCAGCGACAAGGTGACCATCACGTTCGCCAACGCCGACACCTCGGCCACCTGGGGCGACGCCGTGAAGGGGTTCGAGAAGGCCAACCCGAACATCACCGTCAAGCAGCTCAACATCCCGTACGCGCAATACGTGGCGACCATCAACCAGCGCATGGGGCAGGGCGGCGGCGGAATCGACGTCATGGTCGTGGACGCGGGCGGCGCGCTGGCGGACTTCGCCAGCCGAGGCTACCTCGCGGACATCAGCGACCTGAAGCAGCAGGCCATCGATACAGCCGTGAGCGAGGACATGGTCACCGCGCGGGAGTACAAGGGCAAGCTGTACGCCCTCGAGCCGTGGACCACTTCGCAGTTCCTCTACTTCAACAAGGATCTGCTCGCCAAAGCCGGCGTTCAGGAGCCCTCGACCGATCCCTCCCAGCCATGGACCTATGAGCAGCTCACCGACGCGGCCAAGAAGGTCAAGGCGACCAACGCCGCCGAGTACGCGTTCCTGTTCGACCAGTGGGACAGCTACTACCAGCTCCAGATGGTCGGCGCTTCCGCGGGAGGCGGCAACGGGATCTCGGACGGCGGCAAGGTCGACTTCGCGAACGCGGGATGGCAGAAGGCGCTGACCTGGTACCACGACCTGTTCACCGATGGGATCTCGCCGCGCGGGATCACCAACGACAAGAACGGGCCGCTGTTCCAGACCGGCAAGGCCGCGTTCATGATCTCCGGTCCGTGGGGCGTTTCGGTCGCCGCGCAGGGCAAGATCAACTTCGGCATCGCGCCCGCCCCGTACTTCGACGGCGGCAAGCAGGCCACGTCAACGGATTCGTGGGGCGTTGCGGTCTCGGCGAAGTCGAAGCAGACGGACGCTGCCAAGAAGTTCCTGCAGTACCTGACGATCAACTCGACGGGGAACACGGAGTCCGCTCAGGTCGCCAACATCACGCCCACCAACAAGGACGCCTATCCGGCATACGCGACCAAGGCGAACGCCACCGCGGGGGCTTCCAGCGCCAACTTCGGTGACGTGATGCAGTACCAGCTGAAGCACAACGCGGTCCACCGTCCGAACGTCCTCGGCTACAGCGTCTTCGAGCCGGGCGCGGACCAGATGTTCGCCGACATCCGAAACGGCGCGGACCCCAAGACCGCGGCGCAGAAGGCTGACGACGAGCTCACTGCTCAGATCGCACGGCTGAAGTAG
- a CDS encoding DUF1214 domain-containing protein, giving the protein MDAFWSVTVYNAEGYMVDNPEHVVSVNSVTAVPNDDGSITVRFGDSDEPNSIPTPEG; this is encoded by the coding sequence GTGGACGCGTTCTGGTCCGTCACCGTCTACAACGCTGAGGGGTACATGGTCGACAACCCCGAACACGTTGTCAGCGTCAATAGCGTCACCGCCGTCCCGAACGACGACGGATCCATCACCGTCCGGTTCGGGGACAGCGACGAACCCAACTCCATCCCGACCCCCGAGGGGTGA
- a CDS encoding ABC transporter permease subunit produces the protein MFSTKAASGVTTSGAARRRVSVRARRDLLVAAALLAPALIILIVMRVVPMVSAVSTSFQHQSLSEGSSFTGLANYAYLFTSPDFYSVLWVTLTFNIVVNPVIVVLSTAVALLYTQRVPAVGLWRSLVFVPAAVPGAVVTLIWSTALQPDGLVNSILTFFGLPPQPFFTSASQAAMSIGILVTWGALGYWMIFIIAGLNDIPDSLHEAAMIDGANWWRRLFSITLPLLKRPMAFVLVACTVGNFLQFAPVQILTKGGPEGSTNFIMYDIFNRAFLLNDQGVGQAEVVVLMAILAIIVAIQFRLLRDDTR, from the coding sequence GTGTTCAGCACCAAGGCGGCGTCGGGGGTCACGACCTCCGGCGCCGCCCGGCGGCGTGTTTCGGTTCGCGCCCGCCGAGACTTGCTTGTCGCGGCCGCGCTCTTGGCGCCGGCCCTGATCATCCTCATCGTGATGCGAGTCGTGCCGATGGTCAGTGCCGTCAGCACCAGCTTCCAGCATCAGTCGCTCTCCGAGGGGTCGAGCTTCACCGGCCTTGCCAACTACGCGTACCTCTTCACGTCGCCGGACTTCTACTCGGTGCTCTGGGTGACGTTGACGTTCAACATCGTGGTCAACCCGGTCATCGTCGTCCTTTCCACGGCAGTCGCACTTCTGTACACCCAGCGTGTGCCCGCGGTGGGACTCTGGCGGTCGCTGGTCTTCGTGCCGGCGGCCGTTCCGGGTGCCGTTGTGACGTTGATCTGGAGCACAGCACTGCAGCCCGACGGCCTCGTGAATTCGATCCTCACGTTCTTCGGCCTGCCCCCTCAGCCGTTCTTCACTTCTGCGAGCCAGGCAGCGATGTCGATCGGCATCCTCGTGACGTGGGGTGCGCTCGGCTACTGGATGATCTTCATCATCGCGGGGCTGAACGACATCCCGGACTCGCTGCACGAAGCCGCGATGATCGATGGCGCCAACTGGTGGCGTCGGCTGTTCTCGATCACGCTCCCGCTCCTGAAGCGACCCATGGCGTTCGTCCTGGTGGCGTGCACAGTCGGCAACTTCCTGCAGTTCGCTCCCGTGCAGATCCTCACGAAGGGCGGACCGGAAGGTTCCACCAACTTCATCATGTACGACATCTTCAATCGAGCGTTCCTGCTCAACGATCAAGGCGTCGGCCAAGCCGAGGTGGTCGTCCTCATGGCCATACTCGCGATCATCGTCGCCATCCAGTTCCGACTTCTGCGAGACGATACCCGATGA